The Lytechinus pictus isolate F3 Inbred chromosome 17, Lp3.0, whole genome shotgun sequence genome contains a region encoding:
- the LOC129280081 gene encoding interleukin-17D-like: protein MKIYLAIVVLVHTVTSSPVPASSSSSTLSPYCLPMNQADYESRERNGHLFYPNQDAFAVQSFNISDVDMGRKETSSCPYDGLSSAKSCPNGAKPSASEPTNANQDGLCPWTYVECFDPDRIPMSISMAQCQCSACLDPYTHMADPNLRCQPIFHNMQVLRKTQCVDGLYRYEEETMNIPVACACMRQRVA from the exons ATGAAG ATCTATCTCGCCATCGTCGTGCTCGTACACACTGTCACATCGTCACCTGTGCCagcatcatcctcatcatcaacgTTATCGCCGTATTGTCTTCCAATGAACCAAGCTGACTACGAATCACGAGAAAGAAACGGCCATCTGTTCTATCCAAACCAAGATGCATTCGCCGTTCAGAGTTTTAATATTAGCGACGTGGATATGGGAAGGAAAGAAACATCAAGCTGTCCATACGATGGCCTTTCCAGCGCCAAGAGCTGCCCGAACGGCGCCAAACCAAGTGCTTCTGAACCAACCAACGCCAACCAGGATGGACTGTGCCCGTGGACCTACGTCGAGTGCTTCGACCCCGATCGCATCCCGATGTCCATCAGCATGGCGCAGTGTCAATGTTCAGCGTGTTTAGACCCTTACACCCATATGGCTGATCCTAACTTGCGATGCCAACCTATCTTTCATAACATGCAAGTCTTGAGAAAAACTCAGTGTGTGGATGGTCTCTATCGATATGAGGAGGAGACTATGAACATACCGGTAGCGTGTGCATGTATGAGACAACGAGTGGCTTAA